One region of Catenuloplanes indicus genomic DNA includes:
- a CDS encoding efflux RND transporter periplasmic adaptor subunit: protein MSVRRPLFARRPSWIVNTGLGLAIVGVGVWAYLSFAQPARGEASATTSTTRTLTVQQGTVTATVTADGTVTSANTASASFGTSGTVTEINVRVGDVVKKGQVLAKVDPTAANRDLAAAQADLTAAQDALARAEEAGSDTTSAAAQVTQAELAVEEAADAVEGATLTATMDGTVITINGNVGGTASGSSSSQSGDSGGGQTGQSGTSTAFIEIADLGTLEITASFAEADATKLEEGQVATVTWNALTGVTATATVAAIDPSSSASSGQSESVTYGATFTLDEVPEGAKSGQTVSVSVTTGTAENVVMVNSAAVTSSGRGRTVTKVVDGQQVVTTVEVGLEGDTMTEVTSGLAVGDQVVYTIEESSGGSAEQGGGFPGGGSGFPGGGQQGGFTGGGTRGGGAPAGGGR from the coding sequence ATGTCTGTGCGACGACCCCTCTTCGCTCGCCGCCCCTCCTGGATTGTCAACACCGGCCTCGGGCTGGCAATCGTCGGTGTCGGCGTGTGGGCCTACCTCTCCTTCGCCCAGCCCGCGCGGGGTGAGGCGAGCGCGACCACGAGCACGACGCGCACGCTGACCGTGCAGCAGGGCACGGTGACCGCCACGGTCACCGCGGACGGCACGGTGACCAGCGCGAACACGGCCAGCGCGAGTTTCGGCACGTCCGGCACGGTCACCGAGATCAACGTCCGGGTCGGCGACGTGGTGAAGAAGGGACAGGTGCTCGCGAAGGTCGACCCGACCGCGGCGAACCGGGACCTGGCGGCGGCACAGGCCGATCTCACGGCCGCGCAGGACGCGCTGGCCCGGGCCGAGGAGGCGGGCAGCGACACCACGTCCGCGGCGGCGCAGGTGACGCAGGCCGAGCTGGCGGTCGAGGAGGCGGCGGACGCGGTGGAGGGCGCCACGCTGACCGCGACCATGGACGGCACCGTCATCACGATCAACGGCAACGTCGGCGGTACGGCGAGCGGATCGTCATCGAGCCAGAGCGGCGACAGCGGCGGTGGGCAGACCGGCCAGAGCGGCACCAGCACCGCGTTCATCGAGATCGCCGACTTGGGCACGCTGGAGATCACGGCGTCGTTCGCGGAGGCGGACGCCACGAAGCTGGAGGAGGGCCAGGTCGCGACCGTCACCTGGAACGCGCTTACCGGCGTCACCGCGACCGCGACGGTCGCCGCGATCGATCCGAGTTCGTCCGCTTCGTCCGGCCAGAGCGAGTCCGTCACCTACGGCGCCACGTTCACGCTGGACGAGGTCCCGGAGGGTGCGAAGTCCGGCCAGACCGTGTCGGTCTCGGTCACCACCGGCACCGCGGAGAACGTCGTAATGGTCAACTCCGCCGCGGTCACGTCCAGCGGCCGCGGCCGCACGGTTACGAAGGTGGTGGACGGCCAACAGGTCGTGACGACCGTGGAGGTCGGCCTGGAGGGGGACACGATGACCGAGGTCACGTCCGGTCTGGCCGTCGGTGACCAGGTGGTCTACACGATCGAGGAGAGCAGCGGCGGCTCGGCCGAGCAGGGCGGCGGCTTCCCCGGCGGCGGCTCCGGCTTTCCCGGCGGCGGCCAGCAGGGCGGCTTCACCGGCGGCGGTACCCGTGGCGGCGGCGCACCGGCGGGTGGCGGCCGGTGA
- a CDS encoding anti-sigma regulatory factor — MGFAGAADAGGTLVISSDEDVVRVRQLTRTVAVKVKLSLVDQTKLVTAASELARNTLVYGGGGTVEVTVVDNGRRRGVRIVFSDQGPGIADLNLALTDGYTTGGGLGLGLSGSRRLVDEFDIHTAVGEGTRITVTKWSR; from the coding sequence ATGGGCTTCGCCGGCGCCGCGGATGCCGGCGGCACGCTCGTGATCTCCAGCGACGAGGACGTGGTCCGCGTCCGGCAGCTCACCCGTACCGTGGCGGTCAAGGTCAAGCTCTCCCTGGTGGACCAGACGAAACTGGTGACGGCCGCCAGCGAGCTGGCCCGCAACACGCTGGTCTACGGTGGCGGCGGTACGGTCGAGGTGACCGTCGTCGACAACGGGCGACGGCGCGGTGTACGAATAGTCTTCAGTGACCAGGGTCCCGGCATCGCCGACCTGAACCTCGCGCTCACCGACGGCTACACCACCGGCGGCGGCCTCGGGCTCGGGCTGAGCGGGTCGCGGCGGCTGGTGGACGAGTTCGACATCCACACCGCGGTCGGCGAAGGCACCCGCATCACAGTGACCAAGTGGTCGCGCTGA
- a CDS encoding ABC transporter permease, whose amino-acid sequence MSTWEILRFAGKGVTANKLRSALTMLGILIGVAAVILLVAVGNGSAAAITSQISALGTNTITVMSTNRGGTTNTALTTEIADALRDETLAPDVRSVSPVVSASGTLTYDGTDHEISQFIGTGGSYLAAQSYEIDRGAAFTDADVSQGRRVTVIGQTVAEELFEGADPVGEQVTVGGALFTVVGVLAEKSSSGVQDANDLAIAPITAVQQTLAGYGSLSSIVVEAVSADRVTAAQNEIATILDQRLKVADGDTAPYRIQNASQLLETQTETADTFTVLLGAVAGLSLLVGGIGITNIMLVTVTERTREIGIRKALGAPRRVILTQFLAEATILSLTGGGLGVLIAVLGSRFEIAGVQPVIVPSSVFLALGVSVAIGLFFGGYPASRAAALRPIDALRYE is encoded by the coding sequence GTGAGCACCTGGGAGATCCTGAGGTTCGCCGGCAAGGGCGTGACCGCGAACAAGCTCCGCTCCGCGCTCACCATGCTCGGCATCCTGATCGGCGTCGCGGCCGTGATCCTGCTGGTCGCGGTCGGCAACGGCTCCGCGGCCGCGATCACCAGCCAGATCTCCGCGCTGGGCACGAACACCATCACGGTGATGAGCACGAACCGCGGCGGCACCACGAACACGGCGCTGACCACGGAGATCGCGGACGCGCTGCGGGACGAGACGCTGGCGCCGGACGTGCGATCGGTCTCGCCGGTGGTCAGCGCGTCCGGCACGCTCACCTACGACGGCACCGACCACGAGATCAGCCAGTTCATCGGCACCGGCGGCAGCTACCTGGCCGCGCAGTCCTACGAGATCGACCGGGGCGCCGCGTTCACCGACGCGGACGTGAGCCAGGGCCGGCGGGTGACCGTGATCGGGCAGACCGTGGCGGAGGAGCTGTTCGAGGGCGCCGACCCGGTGGGCGAGCAGGTCACGGTCGGCGGCGCGTTGTTCACCGTGGTCGGCGTGCTGGCCGAGAAGTCGTCGTCCGGCGTGCAGGACGCGAACGACCTCGCGATCGCACCGATCACCGCGGTGCAGCAGACGCTCGCCGGGTACGGGTCGCTCAGCTCGATCGTGGTGGAGGCGGTCTCCGCCGACCGGGTCACCGCGGCGCAGAACGAGATCGCCACGATCCTCGACCAGCGGCTCAAGGTCGCGGACGGGGACACCGCGCCGTACCGGATCCAGAACGCGTCGCAGCTGCTGGAGACGCAGACCGAGACCGCGGACACGTTCACCGTGCTACTCGGTGCGGTGGCCGGCCTCTCGCTGCTGGTCGGCGGCATCGGGATCACGAACATCATGCTGGTCACGGTCACCGAGCGGACCCGGGAGATCGGCATCCGGAAGGCGCTCGGCGCACCCCGCCGGGTGATCCTGACCCAGTTCCTCGCCGAGGCCACGATCCTGAGCCTGACCGGCGGCGGCCTGGGCGTGCTGATCGCGGTGCTCGGCAGCCGGTTCGAGATCGCCGGTGTCCAGCCGGTCATCGTGCCGAGCTCGGTCTTCCTGGCGCTCGGCGTCTCCGTGGCGATCGGCCTGTTCTTCGGCGGCTACCCGGCGAGCCGCGCCGCGGCACTCCGCCCGATCGACGCACTCCGCTACGAATAG
- a CDS encoding STAS domain-containing protein, producing the protein MSLTVKTEQRDDVVVVSVAGELDMATAPQLQDQITDLLEKGRTRLVFDLAEVSFCDSTGLSVFVRAKNSTDDSGGLVRLAAPQRGVLRILEVSGLVEVLQTYPTVDEAVDGAPASA; encoded by the coding sequence ATGTCCTTGACGGTCAAGACCGAACAGCGCGATGACGTCGTCGTCGTGTCGGTCGCAGGTGAGCTCGACATGGCCACCGCCCCACAGCTTCAGGATCAGATCACCGACCTGTTGGAGAAGGGCCGCACCCGGCTCGTCTTCGATCTGGCGGAGGTCTCGTTCTGCGACTCGACCGGTCTGTCCGTCTTCGTCCGCGCCAAGAACAGCACGGACGACAGCGGCGGCCTGGTCCGGCTCGCAGCGCCGCAGCGTGGCGTGCTGCGCATCCTCGAGGTGAGCGGCCTGGTCGAGGTGCTGCAGACGTACCCGACCGTGGACGAGGCCGTGGACGGCGCACCGGCCTCGGCCTGA
- a CDS encoding ABC transporter ATP-binding protein, translating into MTTAPTYRWADAPEKPTTPVLDVRQLRKVYGEGEATVHALAGVSLTVQRGDYVAIMGSSGSGKSTLMNILGCLDVPSTGRYLLDGVDVSKLSDRQLAVVRNRRIGFIFQSFNLIPRTTALANVELPLAYAGVKPAARRKRALAALDLVGLAARAGHEPNQLSGGQQQRVAVARALVTEPALLLADEPTGNLDSRSTEDVLTIFDDLHGQGRTIVLITHEAEVGARAGRLIRLFDGQVRSDERNRR; encoded by the coding sequence GTGACGACCGCGCCGACCTACCGGTGGGCGGACGCGCCGGAGAAGCCCACCACCCCGGTCCTCGACGTCCGGCAGCTGCGCAAGGTCTACGGCGAGGGCGAGGCCACCGTGCACGCGCTCGCCGGTGTCAGCCTCACCGTGCAGCGCGGTGACTACGTGGCGATCATGGGCTCGTCCGGCTCCGGCAAGTCCACGCTGATGAACATTCTCGGCTGCCTCGACGTGCCCTCCACCGGCCGTTACCTGCTGGACGGCGTGGACGTCAGCAAGCTCTCCGACCGGCAGCTCGCGGTGGTCCGGAACCGGCGGATCGGCTTCATCTTCCAGTCGTTCAACCTGATCCCGCGCACCACCGCGCTGGCGAACGTGGAGCTGCCGCTGGCGTACGCGGGCGTTAAGCCGGCCGCGCGCCGCAAACGCGCGCTGGCCGCGCTGGACCTGGTCGGCCTCGCCGCCCGCGCCGGTCACGAGCCGAACCAGCTCTCCGGCGGCCAGCAGCAGCGCGTGGCGGTGGCCCGCGCGCTGGTCACCGAGCCGGCGCTGCTGCTCGCGGACGAGCCGACCGGAAACCTGGACAGCCGGTCCACCGAGGACGTTCTGACGATCTTCGACGACCTGCACGGGCAGGGCCGGACGATCGTGCTGATCACGCACGAGGCCGAGGTGGGCGCGCGGGCCGGCCGGCTGATCCGGCTCTTCGACGGCCAGGTCCGCTCCGACGAGAGGAACCGCCGGTGA
- a CDS encoding STAS domain-containing protein: MERVPVLKIGDFLLVSIQVDMEDQIALQLQEDLSERIVQTGVHGVIIDITALDIVDSFVGRMLSTIAAISKVLDAETVVVGMRPAVAITLVELGLSLNGIRTALNVERGMELLARAREEEFLDGEDDEQPAEDGTAVSS, from the coding sequence ATGGAACGCGTACCGGTCCTCAAGATCGGGGATTTCCTCCTGGTGTCGATCCAGGTCGACATGGAGGACCAGATCGCGCTGCAACTGCAGGAGGACCTCTCCGAGCGGATCGTTCAGACCGGCGTGCACGGTGTGATCATCGACATCACCGCGCTGGACATCGTCGATTCGTTCGTCGGCCGGATGCTCTCCACGATCGCCGCGATCTCGAAGGTGCTGGACGCGGAGACCGTCGTGGTCGGCATGCGTCCGGCCGTGGCGATCACGCTGGTCGAGCTGGGCCTGTCGCTGAACGGGATTCGTACCGCCCTGAACGTGGAGCGCGGTATGGAGCTGCTCGCCCGTGCGCGCGAGGAGGAATTCCTCGACGGCGAGGACGACGAGCAGCCCGCGGAAGACGGGACGGCGGTGTCGTCGTGA
- a CDS encoding DUF5666 domain-containing protein: MAFRRSKHRGTDTVVLETPKPDDDGLAAELAAVAPRQWWNRWTPVPAAVLLLGGGIMAGAEIQQRWGTTSAPGGGMTFPGGAAGFQGRQGAGEQATQPSAAPAATTGGTTEGTVKLVNGTTVYIVTADGRTVTVRTSDATAVRKPADGTLSDLAEGDTVTVEGTAGDDNSVTATTITER, encoded by the coding sequence ATGGCTTTCAGAAGATCAAAGCACCGGGGTACGGACACGGTCGTACTGGAGACGCCGAAGCCGGACGACGACGGGCTGGCCGCGGAACTGGCCGCGGTCGCGCCGAGACAGTGGTGGAACCGCTGGACGCCGGTCCCGGCGGCCGTGCTGCTGCTGGGCGGCGGCATCATGGCGGGCGCCGAGATCCAGCAGCGCTGGGGCACCACCTCGGCACCGGGCGGCGGGATGACGTTCCCCGGCGGCGCGGCCGGTTTCCAGGGCCGTCAGGGCGCCGGTGAGCAGGCCACCCAGCCGAGCGCCGCACCGGCGGCGACCACCGGCGGTACCACCGAGGGCACCGTGAAGCTGGTGAACGGCACTACCGTGTACATCGTCACAGCGGACGGCCGGACCGTCACGGTGCGGACGTCGGACGCCACCGCGGTGCGGAAACCGGCCGACGGCACCCTCAGCGACCTGGCCGAGGGTGACACCGTCACGGTCGAGGGCACCGCGGGCGACGACAACTCGGTGACCGCGACCACGATCACCGAGCGTTAG
- a CDS encoding sensor histidine kinase has product MSEFVLLRMALRREHDIFVIRQRGREVAAAVGLEHQDQIRLATALSDVARLLLPVPGDADVAFVAQMGTPPRLVVEIVAGPGAAALLDGGPAGRLVHTMEVDGDEHATRVRLVSRLPIGAVPLTEERIAHLRREVAANEPGTPLDELAVQNRELMSALEEVRAQRDELAETNQGVMALYNELSQELEETNRGVVALYNELDEKSAQLKAASEAKSRFLANVSHELRAPVTAVIGLTRLLADSGSDPLTGEQARHVDLIRGSATDLLTLVNDLLDLAKAEAGRLEPVWAEVDLRALFGQLRGTARAIITRPDVELVVADPPAGSTVTADEALLAQVLRNLLTNAIKFTERGTVSMSLRAATGQDGWEIEVADTGIGIPPELHERIFEEFYQVPGSSTGRTGTGLGLPYAQRLVTLLGGSLHLTSEPGKGSVFTVVLPRRPMPPAPAQRDEG; this is encoded by the coding sequence ATGAGCGAATTCGTGCTGCTGCGGATGGCGCTGCGTCGTGAGCACGACATCTTCGTGATCCGGCAGCGCGGTCGCGAGGTGGCGGCCGCGGTCGGGCTCGAGCACCAGGACCAGATCCGGCTCGCGACCGCGCTCAGCGACGTCGCCCGCCTGCTGCTGCCGGTTCCCGGCGACGCGGACGTGGCATTTGTTGCGCAGATGGGAACACCTCCTAGGCTGGTGGTGGAGATTGTCGCCGGTCCGGGGGCGGCGGCGTTGCTGGACGGCGGGCCCGCGGGCCGCCTGGTGCACACGATGGAGGTCGACGGTGACGAGCACGCTACGCGCGTCCGGCTGGTCAGCCGACTTCCGATCGGCGCCGTGCCGTTGACCGAGGAACGAATCGCTCACCTGCGCCGGGAGGTCGCCGCGAACGAGCCGGGCACGCCGCTGGACGAGCTCGCCGTGCAGAACCGCGAGCTGATGTCCGCGCTCGAGGAGGTGCGGGCTCAGCGCGACGAACTGGCCGAGACGAACCAGGGCGTGATGGCGCTCTACAACGAGCTGTCCCAGGAGCTGGAGGAGACCAACCGCGGCGTGGTCGCGCTCTACAACGAGCTGGACGAGAAGTCCGCCCAGCTCAAGGCGGCCAGCGAGGCGAAGAGCCGGTTCCTGGCCAACGTCAGCCACGAGCTGCGCGCGCCGGTCACCGCGGTCATCGGCCTCACCCGGCTGCTCGCCGACTCCGGCTCCGACCCGCTCACCGGCGAGCAGGCGCGGCACGTCGACCTGATCCGTGGTTCCGCGACCGACCTGCTCACGCTGGTCAACGACCTGCTCGACCTGGCCAAGGCGGAGGCCGGCCGGTTGGAGCCGGTCTGGGCCGAGGTGGATCTGCGCGCGTTGTTCGGCCAGCTGCGCGGCACCGCCCGGGCGATCATCACCCGGCCCGACGTGGAGCTGGTGGTGGCGGACCCGCCGGCCGGCTCGACCGTGACCGCGGACGAGGCGCTGCTCGCCCAGGTGCTGCGCAACCTGCTGACCAACGCGATCAAGTTCACCGAGCGCGGCACGGTCTCGATGTCGCTGCGCGCCGCCACCGGTCAGGACGGCTGGGAGATCGAGGTCGCCGACACCGGCATCGGCATTCCGCCGGAGCTGCACGAGCGTATCTTCGAGGAGTTCTACCAGGTGCCCGGCAGCTCGACCGGGCGCACCGGCACCGGCCTCGGCCTGCCGTACGCGCAGCGGCTGGTCACGCTGCTCGGCGGCTCACTGCACCTGACCAGCGAGCCCGGTAAGGGCAGCGTGTTCACCGTCGTGCTGCCGCGCCGGCCGATGCCCCCGGCACCGGCTCAGCGTGACGAGGGGTGA
- a CDS encoding SpoIIE family protein phosphatase has translation MSDEGTWFRIDNASVASTVRRAADRLAETLGLPEKAASDLSIVTAEMTSNLLKHAVEGTLLLRPVRNADTAGVELVAVDSGPGMADLPESMRDGHSTSGTLGIGLGAIVRQAGWCDMHSVPGRGTTLAVQVWPGDVPEPAWAAGASRPITGEAVSGDGYAIRVAGGRHQVLVSDGLGHGPLAATASQAAVNAFRAAPAVPPAALVETVHRAIAHTRGAAIAIAELDAAAGLVRYAGLGNIAGTIVEGTSRRGMISLPGIAGHQRRQIREYEYPISRSAAVVMHSDGVVDRWQPADYPGLNTAAPVLIAATVLRDAGVRRDDACVLAARLPS, from the coding sequence ATGTCCGACGAGGGCACCTGGTTCCGCATCGACAACGCCAGCGTGGCGTCGACGGTGCGCCGCGCCGCCGACCGGCTGGCCGAGACGCTCGGGTTGCCCGAGAAGGCCGCGTCCGACCTGTCGATCGTGACCGCGGAGATGACCAGCAACCTGCTCAAGCATGCGGTCGAGGGCACGCTGCTGCTGCGCCCGGTGCGCAACGCGGACACCGCCGGTGTGGAACTGGTCGCGGTCGACTCCGGGCCCGGCATGGCGGACCTGCCCGAGTCCATGCGGGACGGGCACTCCACGTCCGGCACGCTCGGCATCGGGCTCGGCGCGATCGTCCGGCAGGCCGGCTGGTGCGACATGCACTCGGTGCCGGGCCGCGGTACGACGCTGGCCGTGCAGGTGTGGCCGGGTGACGTGCCGGAGCCGGCCTGGGCGGCCGGGGCCAGCCGGCCGATCACCGGCGAGGCGGTCAGCGGCGACGGCTACGCCATCCGGGTGGCCGGCGGCCGGCACCAGGTGCTGGTCAGCGACGGTCTCGGGCACGGCCCGCTGGCCGCCACCGCGAGCCAGGCCGCGGTGAACGCGTTCCGGGCGGCACCGGCCGTGCCCCCGGCGGCGCTGGTCGAGACCGTGCACCGGGCGATCGCGCACACGCGCGGCGCCGCGATCGCGATCGCGGAGCTGGACGCGGCCGCCGGCCTGGTGCGCTACGCCGGGCTGGGCAACATCGCGGGCACGATCGTGGAGGGGACCAGCCGGCGCGGCATGATCTCGCTGCCCGGCATCGCCGGTCACCAGCGCCGCCAGATCCGGGAGTACGAATACCCGATCTCCCGGTCCGCGGCCGTGGTGATGCATTCGGACGGCGTGGTGGACCGCTGGCAGCCCGCCGACTATCCGGGACTGAACACGGCCGCGCCGGTGCTGATCGCGGCCACCGTGCTGCGCGACGCCGGCGTGCGTCGCGACGACGCCTGCGTGCTGGCTGCGAGACTGCCCTCATGA
- a CDS encoding STAS domain-containing protein: MALSTEAASRLTARLDEHEDQISELWVRQVAATLRGRLSQGELDRQVRELFRSLRDLLAAGGTQLEDNDGGELRALLSEMSRSRALQGFTSTETAVSVFAVKDAFATATNVYDDAQAMSDYIGFGALIDQLGLFTFATYAQAREEVIADQAEQLLELATPVVKLWDGVVAVPLVGTLDSARAQVVMERLLQTLVDTGSPYAIIDITGVPAVDTQVAQHVLKTVVAARLMGAECIISGIRPQIAQTIVALGIEFGDIATKATLADALRHALRRTGADVARRGAARREN; this comes from the coding sequence GTGGCGCTCAGCACGGAGGCGGCGAGCCGGCTCACCGCACGGCTCGACGAGCACGAGGATCAGATCTCGGAGCTGTGGGTCCGCCAGGTCGCCGCGACGCTGCGCGGGCGGCTCAGCCAGGGCGAGCTCGACCGGCAGGTCCGCGAGCTGTTCCGGTCCCTGCGTGACCTACTGGCGGCCGGCGGCACACAGCTGGAGGACAACGACGGCGGCGAGCTCCGCGCGCTGCTGTCGGAGATGTCCCGCTCCCGGGCGCTGCAGGGCTTCACCTCCACCGAGACCGCGGTCAGCGTCTTCGCGGTCAAGGACGCGTTCGCCACCGCCACGAACGTCTACGACGACGCGCAGGCGATGAGCGACTACATCGGGTTCGGCGCGCTGATCGACCAGCTCGGCCTGTTCACGTTCGCGACGTACGCGCAGGCCCGCGAGGAGGTCATCGCGGACCAGGCGGAGCAGCTGCTGGAGCTGGCCACGCCGGTGGTCAAGCTGTGGGACGGCGTGGTCGCGGTCCCGCTGGTCGGCACGCTCGACTCGGCCCGCGCCCAGGTGGTGATGGAGCGCCTGTTGCAGACGCTGGTCGACACCGGCTCGCCGTACGCGATCATCGACATCACCGGTGTCCCGGCGGTGGACACCCAGGTCGCCCAGCACGTGCTGAAGACCGTGGTCGCGGCGCGGCTGATGGGCGCGGAGTGCATCATCTCCGGCATCCGGCCGCAGATCGCGCAGACCATCGTGGCGCTCGGCATCGAGTTCGGTGACATCGCCACGAAGGCCACGCTGGCCGACGCGCTCCGGCACGCGCTGCGCCGCACCGGCGCCGACGTGGCCCGCCGCGGTGCGGCCCGGCGGGAGAACTGA